tCCCCCACCCGCTTGGAGATAGGAATCTGCAGCTCTGGTTTTTGGGCAAACATCGCCTGGTTTGTAAGGCAGGAGGGAGTTACAAAATGCCGAAGAAATCTTGGGACTTAAAGTTTGAAATAAAGTTAAGCAGCGCAAAGGCATGCAAAagaatttgatttgatttgattttttaaagaaagagtttGGAAGAAACAGATGCGAAGTGAATAAAGAACGTGTGTGAGTAAAAAGGaatataaatatatttgcatttcttttataTTTGCACATATTGCCGATGTTATTGTTGATACCGCGCTCCAGCCCGTGCTCATTCCAGATAATAAATACAGTAATTGGCAATTAATAAGCATTCCACTCCGGGCTGAGGGATGAATTGTTGCGGAGTCAATCGTTTTGAACAACTCGGTGAGAGTAATATCTTTCACGCTTTATTAAATCTATACGAACACACACCCATCCCAGAGGAATCCGGGCAGATTTGGGAAGGCGCAGCAACCTCTCACACAACAACCTACGtgaaagagaaatgaagaaagcTCAAACGCGGAAACAAAGCGGAGGAACCCGCTCTACCACTACCTCGAAAATACGGCAGAATTcgtaatatttattattatttttttttttaaggaaaaaaacccctatcCCCCAGGCTGCCTCTATTGTGTGCGCTGGAGCCGCAGGCGCGCCCGGGGCCGCGCTGCGCCGTGGGTGCGCGGTCGCTGCGCGGCCCGCCCAGGGGTTTCTGAGGGTTTTCGTGCGGGGGGTGTGCGTGTGAAATGTTGGGGTTTGATGACATCACGGGGCCGGAGTTGCCCAATCAGCTGGCGGGTGGCGGGGAGGGCTCGCTGGGGTGTTCCCGGGAATAAAccggccgcggcggcggggccgcgagTGCGGAGCCCGGGGAAGGTGGGACCGCACGGAGCTCCCCCGCCTCCAGacccccccccgccgcctccgCTACCATTTTTCCATCCCCCCCCCCGCCTCATCCCGCACCTTGTCGGTAGCTTTGTTTGCTTAAGCATCTCAGTGGCTTTGCACAgcaaagtgtgtgtgggggggggtctGTGCTTGTtgattccgcccccccccccaagagATTATTTTTGAAGTGGAAGGTGGGGTGCGCGGCCGCGGGGTGGGAGTTGGCCGGGGGGAGCCTGGAGGATGCAAGATGTttgacttctttatttttctttcttttctttttgctggggagggggaagaCGAGGAGTCGAGCCCCGGTACAGGCGGAGGAACTGGGTGTTTGGAAGATGTTGCAAACCATTGACTGGAGCGtttgaaagggagatcgactgctttgccttttttttttgcctttttcttcccctccccccttccccaccTCTCCGGAGGGGTAGGGATGTGTGTGATCAGGGAGTGGAAACAAATATGTCCTTATTTTCAATGCCCCCTTTGAAAGAGACGAAGTAAATGCTCCTTGCAAAATGTTCCTGACCTGCGAAGGGACCTTCGGAATTGTTCCAGCCACCATGGATTACAATGGGGAAGCCAGGCCGGGGGATTTTCATGCTGGCTATCAAGAAATCGAAGGGATAAACTTGGGATACTTACAGATCAATGGCACCCAGATGTTTGCTTTGGCCCAGGTCCTCAGCGACCTGTTTAAGGATATCCCCAGGACCACCATCAGCAAGAAGATGGAAACCTTAAAGATAAAGAGCCGACGCTGCGATCTCAAAGAGCTCCGGACCCTCAAAGCCATCAACTCGGTGCCCACCCGCGCAGTGAAGTGTTCCCTCATCTCCAAGGCGGACCTGGAGGCTCTTTGCACCTCCTGCAAGAGCCTCAGCCcccggaggaggaagaggaaaaggaaaagcaagaggagggagcagctgctgctgccggaccCGGGGGAGCTCTTCCCCTGTCCCCGGCCCCAGCTGCTGCCGCCCTGCAGAGCCGGCGGCTGTTgctcccccccggcccccgcccgccccaaACTGCCCCCCGCTTTCCCCAAGCCGCGCTCGGCACCGGCCGCgctgctcccgcagcctttccacAGGGCCTTCCCCGCCTTCGAGAAGCCGCCTCGGGGCCGGAGGGGTTACGCTCTGGCGGGTCGGGGGGGGCTCTTTGCCGGTGTCCTGGCCGGGTACCCCCGCGACTTGACGCTGCTGCATCCCGCGGCCGCGCATCCCGCCGTGCATCCCGCCGCGCTCGCCCAGCCGGGCCGGCGCAAGCGGGGGCCCTGCTGTGCCAAGGGGCTCTTCCCGGCGGAGAAGGGGTCCGCGGCCTCCAGGAAAAGCCGCTCCTCCGTCTTCCCCGGCTCCAAGAGGCAGGGAACCTCCGCCGGCTACTCCAGCGACTCGGACTCCAGCCTGGACTTCGGTGGGTCCAGCCCCGCCACGTCCAGCGACTcgtcggaggaggaggaggaagaggaggaggaggaggaaggggacagCTCGTGCAGCAGCGAGGAAGGCAGCTCCTCGGAGTCGGAGAGCAGCTCGCTGTGCAGCGGGGACTCGGTGCAGAGCACCCGGTACAGACAGGCGGCTCTGCCCCGCTTCCAGCCGCAGCCCCCCCGGGAGCCCCTCAGTGAGGAGCGCCCCGCCGAGCCCCCCCCGAGCGTGGGCAAAGCCCTGCGCCCCGACCCCAACCTCCTCTTCCTCTCGCAGCAGCTCTGGGCCAGGACTTTGCGAGCATCAACTTTGGAAAGTTTGAGCCCGGTTCTAGCCCTAGGCTCAGGGGCTCAGCCGCTGCCGGAGCTGTACGCAAAGCAGGaggcctccccttcctcctcctcctccttctcctcctcctcctcctccccccctccctccccgagCAGCACCCCTGGGGGGGCTCCGCAACAAAAGGAGGGAGGCTTTGGGGACGCGGAGCCCTGCGCCAAAGGGAAGGATTTGCACAAAGATGCCTCGAACAATAGAGCCTCGTTAGGCCCCAGTGACCAGGCAGAGAGGCAAAGCGGAGCTTTAACCGGGCGAGCGCTTTCCCCAGAGCCGGTGCCGGGctcggccccgcagcccccggctcAGGAGCCGCCGGGGAACCTCGACCCGTCCCCAGCCGGGGAAACGGGGGAGCCCCGGCGGGAGCACTTTGACCGGCTGATCCGGCAATCCAAGCTGTGGTGTTACGCCAAAGGGTTCAACCTGGACGGGAAAAGTTTGCGGCACGGAGGGAGGACGGAGCCTTGTAAAGCCGCAGAGCTCAAATCCTCCGGCTCCAAAAGAGCAGAGAGCCCCAGCACCTTGTCAAACAAAGCTTTGAAAGGCAATGGCTCGGAAAGGAATGCCAAGCGCAGACGCCTTGCCAGAGGCGCTGAGGCAGAAAGGCAACAGAGCTCCTCTAAAGGGAGGCCACAAAAGACTCCGAGGAGAAATGCCAAAAAGGGAAACACTCACTGCAAACGCCTCGGCAGCGCCGGGCCCACCCCGCCTCGGAATTCCTTCAGCCTCATGGGCAACTTCCCCTGTATTCCCTCCCTGGTCGTGGGGGAAGATGGGGACCTGTGTCCAGCCTCCTCCTTGGGGGTtaaaaactcctgggtcctctccaaAACTCACCCGCTGTGGAGCTGGCACTTGGGGGGCAACGCCATCCCGGTGCCCCCCAGCCTCAAATTCCGGGGCTATAGCTTGGAGGATCTCTAAGGACAGCGCACGGCCCGGAGGAAAGGTTTACATGCAACAGATGAGAGCTGCAGGGGGGGCGGGAAGGGGTcccggcggggcggccgggccggggtgcCCCGGGGGCTGAGGGGGGGCCAGCGGACCCTCTGTCCCGCCGACCCCCGGGGCCACTCCCGCTGGGGGTGTCCGAGCGGGAGGTGTGGGTGCCCGGAGGAgccttgggggtcccggggggggtgcGGAAGCGTTTCGGGGGGGGGGTGCGAGTGTATGCACGGCTTCGGCTGGGGGGAGGACGGGGGGTTTCCCCGCTCTGGGATTTGTTTTTGTCCGTGTGCCAGGGTCCGATGTTGTTTTCGCGATGAGTTTTAAGGGACGAAGTTAAAACACGCGATCAAACCCGGGGTGGGGGGCGGACGGACGCCTTCCCACCCCCCTACATCCCCCCCCCTCTTCCCGCTCTACTGCCAAACGCGATGGGTTATTCCCAGGAAAGGGATTTGGGATGAACCGCAGCtcggaggggagggaaggggctcccggccccgctcccgccgccccttctcccctctctctttagataccaaaaaaaaacccacaaaaaacgaGGGAAGAATAGGTCCaaattctcccttttcctccatAAATACATTGGATTAAACTAATAATAATCCCACGCAGAGAGAAATAATGATATCACGCAGCACAAACACTCCTTTTCGGTCCGACTCAATCCCGGCGAAATTGGGAGCAGCTATTCCAAATAACTATATTAATAGCGATGTAATGTTTTCTGTCTGCTTAAGAGCCAGGAAGAAAACACCGACTTTAAAAAGAGCAGGAAATTCtgtttgttaaaagaaaacaggaGGCTTTGAGGAGAAGTTATTTGAAACCGCTGCatgtatattaaaaaaggaagaaaaaaagaaagaagtgagTTGTTTGCTGGATAATAACCCCAACTCTGATAGCCTAAAGGTAGCAGGCCTGTAAAAGCTTTACGGGCACAAGAAATGGGATCCAGGAGCATTAGCAATAGGGTACAGATGGACAATTTGATCCCTCCCGAGCTCCGGGGTGGAATGCGGGGAAGAATGCGGGGGGaatgtccctctgctctgcagaggaaaTCATATCCCAGTTTAACTTTTCTTGCAAACCAGTGGCTTTGTAACTGGCTCTTTTGACTATTTCTGATGTGATTTCCACCCCACTTTGGCATCAAAGCCCGACGGGCTCTCTGAAGTCCGCTCTGTTTTGGAAACGTTGGGTAAATCAAAGCTGATTtcttttttggtgggggggggggaatgtGGGGGAGGTTCTTTTTCGTTCCTCTTTGCAGCAGAAAACCTTCGCAGCCCACGGCCGGGGATCCCGCTCTGGGATTGCTCTTTTCTCCCCCAAATCTCTTCACAGCGCCCTTTTCTTCCCGTGGAAAGGGAAACGAAACGAGAATAATCGCAAAATTCGAAAGAAAATATTCAGATCTGGCCCGGGccgttttgatttttgttttgttggtttaattccaaaaaaagagacatttttaagGTCAAGCGTATTTTGCATCTATTAAGCGATGTTTTTCTTGGAGGTGGCGAATTGTTGCTAAAAGCGATGTTGGTTTTACTTGGGTTTTTAGCGGGTTTTTTGGTTTACTGCGTTTTCTTGTTTACTTCACCCGTCCCTCCCATGCTGAGCAAAAGAGGGGGATTTCTCCTGCCTCCCAAATATTCACGTTTTATATCCGCGGTTACCAACAAAATATTAAAGCCCAACAACCAAACTGTGTAGGAGCCACAAAAGCCGATTTGGGGGAGTTTGCCCGTTTTCCGTGTTAATTGCGGAGCACGATCgctctctccctttccccccgcGACTCCCCCAAATCCGTGTTgggttaaaaatgtattttctaggaaaaaacCAATAAAATGTAAAGGAAAGGCCGGTGGGACGGAGCGGTGCGGGAGGGACACTCGGCCGCACAGAGCGGGGAGCGGGCAGGAAATAAACCCATGAGATCCGCGCTGGGAATAAACGctaaaatatattatatatatatatacacatatatatatatatttaaaaataaaggaaaaaaggcagcagaCCGCAGCTCCGTCTGCCGCGGGCAGGACCAGCCAAATAACTCAGGACTATTTTCTAAAGGGTAGAAACACCTCGGGAAGGGCGTGCGGGGGGCGAGCGGCACCCACGCGTGTGCAGCTCCACCGACATTTCTCTCTGTGTGTATATCTATGCGTTTGTAGCAGTGGGTGTGTGGAAAACACGGCTTTTCACCCACGCTGCGTGTGCGGACGTTCAGGCTCGACACGCCCGGGCACATTTCTCTGCTCGCACATTCCGTGCGGGTTTCTGTGTATAATGCGAGGGGGTTGTGAATACGATGTAAAATACCTCATAACTTTCCGCACAAACGCACCCCGAACGGCTCCCCCAGCAGCACAACCATCCCGTTCGCAGCGAGCAAGAATAATCCTAAACCAATAATAATCCCAAAACAATAATAATCCCCCATTTGTTTTTAAAGGCGTTGTAAGGAAATTAAGCGATTAAAAAGAAAGTAATCTTCCTAGCAACCCCCCAATAAGGGGCTGGAGAAGAGGGTGGCGATGCAtcgaaagtaaaataaataagcattaaaaataataaataaggaAAAGACAAACTGTTATCTAAAATAGCGCGTTTTGGACTTAAAAAATGAGCAAGGCCAAGCGGCCGCTGGTTGGAAGAAGCGAAACCTCTGCGGGACACAATGAGCCGGGGGAGGGAGCGGTTGGAGCGAGCAAACTGGTTCTGGTTTGGAGTAAAAGATCGACTCGCATCTCCAGGACCGGATAAAGGGTAGAAAGACACCTTTATAACGACATTAGTGACGTTGCTTGATTTCCAAACGGGTGCAAAAGAagcaaaaactgattttttttcccccataatcATGTTGGTGTAGGTAGGACAAAACGGAAAGTatcttgtaaaaataaaaaaataaagaaaacttttATTAAAAAGGTGCTGCTTTGAAAAATGCAGCCTGCTTTAGACTCAGGAAAAATCTCAGCTTGGATGCGGTGTGGTGCTTTGTAATCACGGTTTGTAAGGGTTTATTTGGGGGCCGGGGGGTTCAGGGACCTTTGCTCTCTCTTTGCGTTGCTGGATTAAAAATCCCCATGCAGTGGGTTGAAAAATGTGGGTCACTTCATGGGTGTTTCTGTGCTGGATCCCCGG
Above is a window of Patagioenas fasciata isolate bPatFas1 chromosome 22, bPatFas1.hap1, whole genome shotgun sequence DNA encoding:
- the EPOP gene encoding elongin BC and Polycomb repressive complex 2-associated protein — its product is MFLTCEGTFGIVPATMDYNGEARPGDFHAGYQEIEGINLGYLQINGTQMFALAQVLSDLFKDIPRTTISKKMETLKIKSRRCDLKELRTLKAINSVPTRAVKCSLISKADLEALCTSCKSLSPRRRKRKRKSKRREQLLLPDPGELFPCPRPQLLPPCRAGGCCSPPAPARPKLPPAFPKPRSAPAALLPQPFHRAFPAFEKPPRGRRGYALAGRGGLFAGVLAGYPRDLTLLHPAAAHPAVHPAALAQPGRRKRGPCCAKGLFPAEKGSAASRKSRSSVFPGSKRQGTSAGYSSDSDSSLDFGGSSPATSSDSSEEEEEEEEEEEGDSSCSSEEGSSSESESSSLCSGDSVQSTRYRQAALPRFQPQPPREPLSEERPAEPPPSVGKALRPDPNLLFLSQQLWARTLRASTLESLSPVLALGSGAQPLPELYAKQEASPSSSSSFSSSSSSPPPSPSSTPGGAPQQKEGGFGDAEPCAKGKDLHKDASNNRASLGPSDQAERQSGALTGRALSPEPVPGSAPQPPAQEPPGNLDPSPAGETGEPRREHFDRLIRQSKLWCYAKGFNLDGKSLRHGGRTEPCKAAELKSSGSKRAESPSTLSNKALKGNGSERNAKRRRLARGAEAERQQSSSKGRPQKTPRRNAKKGNTHCKRLGSAGPTPPRNSFSLMGNFPCIPSLVVGEDGDLCPASSLGVKNSWVLSKTHPLWSWHLGGNAIPVPPSLKFRGYSLEDL